The DNA segment CAAGAACTCATGTTCCTTTCCAAGAAAAAATCCTTATTGCAACGTATATCCAAAAAACCAAAACAGACAGCCCTCCCCAATATATTGGACATAAGTTCCCACAGACCTCTTGCCTCGTCCAACCTTCTTTCCAACACAGGCCCTCCTTCGAAAGAAGTTGAATTATCCACAAAGAAATATTCCGTTCTTGACAAGCAAAACACTTGGCAGTATTGCCAAATGAATGCACACGGATATTGTCATAACAAAACAATTCAAGGAACGCGCGAAGATCATGAAGGCCATGGCACACCCTTCACGACTCATGATGGTTGATGCTCTCTCCCACGGAGAAAAGTGCGTGTGTGACCTGCGGGAACTTGTTGGATCGGACATGTCAACCGTCTCCAAGCATCTCTCTGTCTTGAAAAAGGCTGGCATCGTGGAGGATGACCGTCGCGGGAAGCAAGTTTATTATCGTCTACGAGTTCCCTGCATTTTAAATTTTTTCCATTGTATTGAGTCTGTTCTGGACGCAAATAAGCAATAATTTTTTTAGCTAAACACTTGGCGGAATAACCAAATGAAAGATGTGAAGACTCCATCAAACAAGACAAATGAAGCGGAACAAAACGTCGAACCAGAAATAGCAATCAAAGGGAGCGGGATAATGCTCCAGCTTGCACTCGGGGGTATCGCAGTTGCTGTATGGTATGGAATATACAGTCAACTACTGCCTTTTGCCAATTGGTTCGCATATTCCCTCCTGGGTCTTTCTCCCCAAAGCCATCTGGGCTCCGCTATTCAATTTTTCGTTTACGACACGCCAAAAGTACTCATGCTCCTTTTGTTGGTGGTCTTTTTCGTTGGCATTGTGCGCTCATTTGTGACGGTCGACTGGACGCGACGGATACTTGCAGGAAAGAAGAAATCTATTGGTAATATTCTCGCAGCGCTCCTTGGGGTTGTCACACCATTTTGTTCCTGCTCGGCTGTCCCCCTGTTCATCGGATTCATGACTGCCGGAGTGCCACTTGGCGTTACCTTTTCCTTTCTCATCTCAGCTCCAATGGTTAATGAAATTGCTCTTGTCCTGCTTTATGGTTTGCTTGGGTGGAAGGTTGCCGCGCTGTATTTTGTCACAGGCATCAGCGTGGCCATCGTTGCTGGCTGGGTGATGGGGCGCATGAAGTTGGAAGCTCATGTCGAAGATTGGGTCATGGCTATCCGTGCGGGAGAAAGTGGCCTTGATGATCAACAGATGACTTGGAAGCAACGATTTCATTCTGCGCTTGATTCGGTCAGGGACATCGTCGGACGAGTGTGGAAATTTGTCGTCATTGGTATCGCCGTTGGAGCTGGTATCCACGGCTATGTACCGGAAGGGTATCTGGCAGGTATCATGGGCGATTCAACATGGTGGTCGGTGCCACTTTCAGTCGTCATAGGCATCCCGATGTACACCAATGCCGCAGGAGTCATTCCCGTGGTAGAAGCATTGCTCGGCAAGGGGGCGGCCCTCGGCACTGTCTTAGCCTTCATGATGAGCGTCATTGCGCTGTCTTTCCCGGAAATGGTCATCCTTCGCAAGGTACTAAAACCTCGTCTCATCGCCATCTTCATTGGCGTTGTGGGCTGTGGCATATTGTTTGTCGGCTACCTGTTCAACGCTATAATTTAAATAAAGAACAAAGGAGATTATTATGAAAATTCAAGTCATGGGACCAGGGTGCCCGAAATGCGCTGAAGCGGAAAAGAACGTCAAAGAGGCTGTCGCAGAAAGCGGTCTTGAAGCAGAAGTCGTGAAGGTCTCTGATTTTCAGGAAATAGCTTCCTTCGGCGTCTTCTCCACACCTGCCGTGGCAATCGATGGTCAAGTCAAGGTCGTTGGCAAAGCTCCCAGTAAAAAAGAAGTGCTGGAGTGGCTGAAATAATTCATCAACAAGACAGACTTGTGTTCTTTCGGACAAAATCTGCGCTCATGCCTGCACAAAGTTCATCGTCGCCTCTCCGAAGACTGCCGACATGAGCGAACTTCCCGAGAGAACCGACTGGCGGCGACTCGGTAGCACACTCAGATGACCGGTTTCGTCAGAGCTGGAGAAATATCTAAAAAAAACAATAAAACTGTCGGATTAAGAGTGACAAAAAACCATTCTTGATAGCCAGAAAAACTCTCCCACAGAGAACCTTTTACCATCTCCAAGGAGACAATTCGTTTTGCAAAAAATCATTTCTCTCACTCTCAGCCTCATGCTGCTGGGAGTATTTCTTGTTGCCTGCTCCCAGGAAACACCCATACCGGAAAAGGAGGTCTCATCATCTGACCTGATTTCGGGCAAACCACAGGACCTGCCGGTTCAAGGGATGGTTACCATGGTAGACATCGGTGCTCATGAGTGTATCCCATGCAAGATGATGACACCGATAATCGAAGAGCTATCCCAGCAATATGAAGGAAAGGCGGTAATCGCATTCATTGATGTCTGGGAACATCGTACGGAAGGCTCAAAGTACGGCATCAGCTCAATCCCCACGCAAATATTCTATGATGCTCAAGGCAAAGAACGCTTTCGCCACGTCGGCTTTCTGGATAAAGACAGTATCGTGAAAAAACTGGCTGAACTGGGCGTTAAGTAGGTCCACAGTGGATCATATATTCGTTCTCATCAATCAATGGATGACATCCGGGATTCTGCTCGGAGCATTGGGGTGCTTTCTTTGGGGCATGGTCAGTGTTCTGTTCAGCCCCTGTCATCTGGCTTCAATTCCACTTATCGTCAGCTATGTGGCAGGACAAGACAAGGTCATTGAGGGACGCCAGGCCACAATGTACGCTCTCCTCTTCACCAGCGGCCTGTTCATCACAATCGCGTCCATAGGCATAATCTGCTCCCTCCTTGGTCGTATGCTGGGTGATGTGGGGTCCTCCTGGACTCTCGTCGTCGGCCTGATACTCCTGTGGGTATCTCTGGACATGCTTG comes from the Pseudodesulfovibrio piezophilus C1TLV30 genome and includes:
- a CDS encoding ArsR/SmtB family transcription factor, with translation MHTDIVITKQFKERAKIMKAMAHPSRLMMVDALSHGEKCVCDLRELVGSDMSTVSKHLSVLKKAGIVEDDRRGKQVYYRLRVPCILNFFHCIESVLDANKQ
- a CDS encoding permease, producing the protein MKDVKTPSNKTNEAEQNVEPEIAIKGSGIMLQLALGGIAVAVWYGIYSQLLPFANWFAYSLLGLSPQSHLGSAIQFFVYDTPKVLMLLLLVVFFVGIVRSFVTVDWTRRILAGKKKSIGNILAALLGVVTPFCSCSAVPLFIGFMTAGVPLGVTFSFLISAPMVNEIALVLLYGLLGWKVAALYFVTGISVAIVAGWVMGRMKLEAHVEDWVMAIRAGESGLDDQQMTWKQRFHSALDSVRDIVGRVWKFVVIGIAVGAGIHGYVPEGYLAGIMGDSTWWSVPLSVVIGIPMYTNAAGVIPVVEALLGKGAALGTVLAFMMSVIALSFPEMVILRKVLKPRLIAIFIGVVGCGILFVGYLFNAII
- a CDS encoding thioredoxin family protein — its product is MKIQVMGPGCPKCAEAEKNVKEAVAESGLEAEVVKVSDFQEIASFGVFSTPAVAIDGQVKVVGKAPSKKEVLEWLK
- a CDS encoding thioredoxin family protein: MQKIISLTLSLMLLGVFLVACSQETPIPEKEVSSSDLISGKPQDLPVQGMVTMVDIGAHECIPCKMMTPIIEELSQQYEGKAVIAFIDVWEHRTEGSKYGISSIPTQIFYDAQGKERFRHVGFLDKDSIVKKLAELGVK